From a single bacterium genomic region:
- a CDS encoding O-antigen ligase family protein — protein MSRTRFSLNLLDKVQLSLLGAIFLSSTFAVYKVHSFIAGSLFISYLISYFLSKTLLKNENDFNKLTDFLSYCACAISIIGIFQYFTKLSFVIKGIPIIAPMQGGRINSICYNTLILSSFLAFTIPIFISFFIKGYKRIFLVTTIILSLVSFFLTLSRGPAISLIISIIFLFCLLNKKVAAIILPIILIVICFIFTPLKTRFLDTSYLSGDIKRKVTVIPGIRMWKEHSILTGVGIHNFYLLYENYALPSYCYKGPHYIHCMYLNFLVESGIIGFLVLMLIFIILTRWGWQIYKRNIDFKRWISAALLASFLNVLIHNIADNTPYVIGLGILFWAGMGIISGMKDSMEKC, from the coding sequence GTGTCACGGACGAGATTCTCATTAAACCTACTTGATAAAGTTCAACTTTCTCTTCTTGGAGCTATTTTTCTTTCTTCTACTTTTGCTGTTTACAAAGTTCATAGTTTTATTGCTGGGTCATTATTTATAAGTTATCTCATTTCATACTTTCTCTCAAAGACCCTTTTAAAAAATGAAAATGATTTCAATAAATTAACCGATTTCTTATCCTATTGTGCATGTGCTATTTCTATTATAGGTATTTTTCAATATTTTACAAAGCTAAGTTTTGTAATAAAAGGTATTCCAATCATAGCTCCTATGCAGGGTGGGCGAATAAATTCTATTTGTTATAATACACTGATTTTATCATCTTTCCTTGCCTTTACTATTCCTATTTTTATTTCCTTCTTTATAAAAGGTTATAAGAGAATTTTTTTAGTAACAACTATAATTTTAAGTCTTGTATCTTTCTTTCTTACTTTATCCCGTGGTCCAGCTATAAGTCTCATAATTTCTATTATTTTTCTCTTCTGCCTTCTCAATAAAAAAGTAGCAGCCATTATTTTACCCATTATTTTGATAGTAATATGTTTTATTTTTACTCCCCTAAAAACAAGGTTCTTGGATACATCTTACTTATCCGGTGACATAAAGAGAAAAGTGACTGTCATACCTGGAATAAGAATGTGGAAAGAGCATAGCATTTTAACAGGTGTAGGTATACATAACTTTTATTTACTTTATGAAAATTATGCTTTACCTAGCTACTGTTATAAAGGTCCTCACTACATTCACTGCATGTATCTCAATTTTTTAGTAGAGTCTGGAATTATAGGTTTTTTAGTTCTTATGTTAATATTTATAATACTCACAAGATGGGGTTGGCAGATTTATAAAAGAAACATAGACTTTAAGAGATGGATATCAGCTGCCTTACTTGCTTCTTTCCTTAATGTTCTGATTCATAATATAGCAGACAATACTCCATATGTTATAGGGTTAGGGATTCTATTTTGGGCAGGTATGGGAATTATAAGTGGTATGAAGGACAGTATGGAAAAATGCTAA